In a single window of the Arachis hypogaea cultivar Tifrunner chromosome 6, arahy.Tifrunner.gnm2.J5K5, whole genome shotgun sequence genome:
- the LOC140173652 gene encoding uncharacterized protein, with the protein MAGGSMKNGRKRKVAKKVGDKRTVSIEYECPLNLLPRDIWVRIATRVALYSIKDLFNMQVSYKVFLDVARFNAAFKEASMMEMPIASFLDNYGLPKHRFIERCAEAGNSGAILRVGMTEFSLFGDCVGVTGDELEGCYMCAMLLLSIANEDEELMRKGLKFFEIVRASGVLKRCRSVFSHLFAGPGLELKPLYTRLPEVCRSTSCRTRGTKGDVEDLSRVSCVQCLADYEVRVFLELFAFE; encoded by the coding sequence ATGGCTGGAGGTTCCATGAAGAACGGAAGGAAAAGGAAGGTAGCCAAGAAGGTCGGAGATAAAAGGACCGTCTCCATTGAGTACGAATGTCCGCTGAATCTTCTTCCTCGCGATATATGGGTCAGGATTGCCACGAGGGTTGCGTTGTATTCGATTAAGGATTTGTTCAACATGCAGGTGAGTTACAAGGTGTTTCTGGATGTAGCAAGGTTCAACGCTGCTTTCAAGGAGGCGTCGATGATGGAGATGCCGATTGCGTCCTTTTTAGACAACTATGGCCTACCTAAACACAGGTTCATAGAACGATGTGCTGAGGCAGGAAATTCGGGTGCCATACTCCGAGTAGGGATGACTGAATTCAGTTTGTTTGGTGACTGCGTTGGTGTAACTGGGGACGAGCTGGAAGGCTGTTACATGTGTGCGATGCTGCTACTGTCTATTGCCAATGAAGACGAAGAGCTCATGCGAAAGGGACTTAAATTTTTTGAGATTGTACGTGCTTCTGGAGTGCTCAAAAGGTGTAGAAGTGTCTTCAGTCACTTATTTGCGGGTCCGGGGTTGGAACTTAAGCCGTTGTATACTAGACTTCCCGAGGTTTGTCGGTCCACCAGTTGCCGCACCAGAGGCACCAAAGGTGATGTGGAAGATTTGTCCCGGGTCTCGTGTGTGCAGTGTTTGGCCGATTACGAGGTTCGGGTGTTCCTGGAGTTGTTTGCATTCGAATAA